A genomic segment from Glycine soja cultivar W05 chromosome 18, ASM419377v2, whole genome shotgun sequence encodes:
- the LOC114394468 gene encoding F-box/kelch-repeat protein At1g26930-like, which produces MLEGRSCVVPRLFPSSCQADDKWPFMTYLPDLDIKNGKRPLDPDGEEEPQSRKANRRVDSHHQGETTQFLFQQQSCHADDSVVPQMDWDWRKGCESLSNWQRVEKTEAFSAQLLDEREPHCTGDSLVVSTDLQSNKQEEDQSEDSSDSGVQQSNEQQMEQEVEGDLLDASDQQPLEDQEEHHGGDSSDSSSLLPCMNWDNSIACLSHCSRSDYGSLASLNRSFWNTIRSGELYRWRRLNGIIEHWIYFSCALLEWEAYDPIRERWMHLPRMASNECFMCSDKESLAVGTELLVFGREMRSHVIYRYSLLTNSWTSGMRMNAPRCLFGSASLGEIAILAGGCDLDGHIMDSAELYNSENQTWVLLPSMNKPRKMCSGVFMDGKFYVIGGIGGKDSKLLTCGEEYNLQTRTWTEIPNMSPGRSARGAEMPATAEAPPLVAVVNNELYAADYADTEVKKYDKERRVWVTIGRLPERAVSMNGWGLAFRACGDMLIVISGPRTHGEGFIELNSWVPSEGPPQWNLLARKRSGNFVYNCAVMGC; this is translated from the coding sequence ATGTTGGAGGGTCGTTCCTGCGTGGTTCCGAGGTTGTTTCCCAGCTCTTGCCAGGCGGATGACAAGTGGCCTTTCATGACATACCTGCCAGACTTGGACATAAAGAATGGCAAGCGCCCTTTAGACCCCGATGGGGAGGAAGAACCCCAGTCAAGGAAGGCTAATAGGAGAGTGGATTCTCACCATCAAGGCGAGACAACTCAGTTTTTGTTTCAACAACAATCATGTCATGCTGATGATTCTGTTGTTCCGCAAATGGATTGGGATTGGAGGAAGGGTTGTGAGTCGTTGAGTAATTGGCAAAGAGTTGAGAAGACTGAAGCCTTTTCTGCCCAGCTATTGGATGAACGAGAGCCGCATTGCACTGGAGATTCATTGGTGGTGTCCACTGACCTTCAATCCAATAAACAGGAGGAGGATCAATCCGAGGATTCATCAGATTCTGGTGTTCAGCAATCCAATGAACAGCAGATGGAGCAGGAGGTGGAAGGGGATTTGTTGGATGCCAGTGACCAGCAGCCACTTGAAGATCAGGAAGAACATCATGGTGGGGATTCATCAGATTCCAGTTCTCTTTTGCCCTGCATGAACTGGGACAACTCAATTGCTTGTCTCAGCCACTGTTCCAGGTCTGATTATGGCTCTCTGGCCTCACTGAATAGGAGCTTTTGGAACACAATCCGAAGTGGTGAGCTGTACAGGTGGAGAAGACTGAATGGCATAATAGAACACTGGATTTATTTTTCCTGTGCCCTCCTTGAATGGGAGGCCTATGATCCAATTCGTGAACGGTGGATGCATTTACCAAGGATGGCTTCTAATGAATGCTTCATGTGTTCGGATAAGGAATCTTTAGCCGTAGGAACTGAACTTCTTGTATTTGGCAGGGAGATGAGATCCCATGTCATTTACAGATACAGTCTTTTGACTAACTCATGGACATCTGGAATGAGGATGAATGCTCCAAGATGCTTATTTGGATCTGCTAGCTTGGGGGAGATTGCAATTTTGGCTGGCGGGTGCGATTTGGACGGTCATATCATGGACTCTGCTGAACTGTACAATTCTGAGAATCAAACCTGGGTACTACTCCCTAGCATGAACAAGCCGAGGAAGATGTGCTCTGGGGTATTTATGGATGGAAAGTTTTATGTTATTGGTGGAATTGGTGGAAAAGATTCTAAGCTTCTTACTTGTGGTGAGGAGTACAATTTACAAACTAGAACATGGACAGAAATTCCTAACATGTCCCCTGGACGTAGTGCTAGGGGAGCTGAAATGCCAGCGACAGCTGAAGCACCACCCCTGGTTGCCGTTGTAAATAATGAATTATATGCTGCTGATTATGCTGACACGGAGGTAAAAAAATACGACAAGGAGCGAAGAGTGTGGGTTACCATTGGGAGACTACCTGAGCGAGCAGTGTCAATGAATGGTTGGGGTCTTGCCTTCAGGGCATGTGGAG